The Cicer arietinum cultivar CDC Frontier isolate Library 1 chromosome 1, Cicar.CDCFrontier_v2.0, whole genome shotgun sequence genome contains the following window.
CAAGGCACTTGAAATCTATGGTTGAGCTCTTGATAGTAaggaaattgaaaatatttgctAGATCGAGTTATACCTTAACGTACAAAGGATTTTTCTATCTTGTACGCTTTGACTCTTTATTCTTTGTTGCTATACATTTCGAACTTGAGTCTAAGAAATGCTTCCTGTAGCCATTTTGGTTTACAATTTGATAGGACATTAAGGTTTTGTTTGATCTATATGGCCAACCTCACGTAGCAAGAAAGGCTGTGGTTGTTGTTGTAAATGTTTCTTTTGTTCAAAGCCTTGATTATTTGGCAATGTACCACCCTAGCCCTTTAAATTTGCCTTGCGAGGAAAATTAGAGAGCCTTGATTATTTCACGATTTCTTGTAGCATTTTGAGAACGCTTTGTTGAGATTTTCTGTTTCTTTTATTGTTGACACTTGTATGATTGAAGCATACTCTTTTATTTGTGATTGCAAGGTGCTTCTCAAAAGGAAGATTTTGAGTCAATCCTAAGACCAGCAAGGCTCATGGTTGGTTATAAATATTGGGCGGTGAGCTCAATAGAGGTATATAAAGATCATAAAAAATTGGAAGTGATACCGTTAATGAACATAGATCCAAATTGCCTTTCAAAAGACTTGATTTTTAACGAAACACAACGTATCATTTGAGTCATGTAACTACCAAAAGGTAGGAGTAGGCAAAAAAACCAAAACCTGAACTGGTTTAGAGAACTGAACCAAACCAAATAGTTTTCAAACTAAACtggttcaaaaaaattaaaaaccaaactttattttaaaatcaatttttttaactgaactggttttaaaaaatatagtgaaTTGTAACCATAATACAATGAACTGAACTggttttaaatttcaaaagcCAAAAccttaaaattagaatcaattttCATATGTTCCAGAAccctaaaattaaaatgaactgAAATGAAGCCATGATCCATGGCTACTGCCTCAAATAGAAAAGCCATCTcttctctcttcacacaatatTTATCTTTTCGGTCTTCTCTCTTCGTGTGTTTGCACCCTCCGTTGCCCTCCGTCTTCTGCAGTTTCCTCTCAGGTATTCATCTACCTCCGTTTTTGCTATTTCACCTCTATCGCCCTCCGTCTTCCGCCGTTTCCTCTCAGGTATTCATCCACCTCCGTTTTCGCTATTTAACCATTTTGGTCCATCTTCATTATTTTGCTTGTTTGATACCCTTTTGAGATGAGTTCAAATTTTTATCAtcccaaaattttgaaatgaaaaactaCTTATGTTTTGAAAATTCGAGTTCATGTATTTTATTCCAACCATAATTGGTACTTGCTTTTGATTgctttgttgtatttttttgaaattttatgtaatttagCTTTGCTTATCTCTGTATTTTTAAAGTTATGAATTGATAACTGCTTAAACTTTGTATTCATTCGTGCTAAGTTTTTTTTCTCTGTATTTGTATTCATGCTTgctgattttttatttagaaaacatATCATGTCTTGTGTGTTCTGACTTCTGGTTGATGTTTGAATTATTTGAggctatttaaaaaattattttatttattttaggagaTGTTTGGAGAACATTGCAATTTTATTTgttctatgaaatttttttattttatttttttattatggtcTTGCTTTTCCGTCTCATGTATTTCTTTAAGACAACctagattttgaaattttaatttttaaaaggattTAGCAAAATAAATGGAGCTTGTTTCTCAAAATGAAATATCGAGATTGCAAAGACCAATTGTTACATATGCTCACCAAATCTAACAACTAACTAGTTACTACATATTGAGAAGAACTGAGAAACATTATTATTTGCAACATTAGATCTCTTAAACatcaaataaaatcatttgCAATGGAATTAATTTGAGCTTACTGATACAACACAACATTGATTTACTATTTTTGTATGTAAAATACAAGTATCATCCAACATAACATAAAAATGTACATGTTATGTTCTTTATACTGtttttgcaatttttattttaattcttgatTATTTTGTTGCACATGTCAATCAATTTGATACTTCTGTGCTGATAAATCTACGATTATAACATTAATTTGGTAAATctaaaattataacattaatcTAAGATTACTGATACAACACAACATTGATTTACTGTTTTTGCATGTAACAATACAAGTATCATCCAACATAACATAAAAATGTACatgttagtttttttatattgtttttgcaatttttattttaattcttaattattttgttgCACATGTCAATCAATTTGATACTTCTGTGCTGATAAATCTACGATTATAACATTAATTTGGCAAATCTAAGATTATAACAttaatttggtaagtttcttctGTGTTTTGGTTCACATTTTGTTGTTGAAGGTTGTTTAGTTCAATTtatgttattgtttttgttttaataagtGATTAGAAGTAGACTTTctaatcatatttatttaacacAAATGTCGTTAATAGGTGATTATATGGACTCTCTATCAATGGAGAATGAAGAACATATTGCTACCACTTCGGTTGCCCCTCCCGGTGAAGCTGGATCCGCTCCTCTTCCACCATCTAAGCGTAAAATTCGACCAGAAGCATGAAATCACTTTAGTGAAGTGCCTAATTCAGGTCAAATAGTCAAATGTCATTGTTGTGGAAACCTGATTAAATTCAAGGATGGGACAAGTGCTATGACTGTGCATTTGAAAAGATGTAAAGTTCATCCTGATAATCAAGAACGCAAAAGGCAAAAAACATCTTCCTCAACAAAGCATACAGAAGAGGCATTAGGTGTTGTCTCTTCACCTCATTCAATGTTTGACCAAGAGGCATGTCAATTGGAGTTTGTGAAGATGTTTCTGGACGCAAAGCTTCCTTTTTGATTTGTGGAAAATGTGTTTTTCCGAAACTTTGTGAATGTCTTACAACCACGATTTGATATTCCATCCTGCTCTACATTAAGGCGTGCTATTTGGTCACTTTATGATGCAAAGAGAGAAAGACTTAAAATTTTCATCTCAAAGCATTGTGGGAGGGTTTGTCTAACGATAGACACATTGAATTCTATCCTAAATCTAAGCTATATGAGTCTAATTgcatatttcattaataaaaaattgaatttgcaTAAGAGAATATTGAGTTTTTGTCAAATCACAAGCCATACAGGAGAGTTCATGACTAAGGAAGTTgagacatatttaaatatttgggAGTTGAATCGAGTCATTAACATAACGATAGATAATGCATCGTCTAACGATGtcgaaataaaatttatgaagaaGTGGATGAATGCAAGGAACTGTTTACTCTTGAACGGAGAATATATCCATATGCGGTGTTGTGCACATATCTTTAGTTTGATTGTAAAGGAAGATTTGAAAGCTGAGGAcatttctataacaaaattcTGAAAAGCAGTCAAGTATGTGAGATCATCTCCTTCAAGATTGACAAGGTTTAAGGGATGCGTTGAAAGAGAGAAAATTTCTTATAAATGTCTCATATGTCTAGATGTGGAAACCAGATGGAATTCTACATATTTGATGTTAGAAACAGCTGTGACGTATAAAAAAGCATTTGATTTGTTAGAAATTGTTGATGCTAAGTATGTCAAAGAACTATCTAAGGATAAAGGTCATAGAGTACCTATATCCAAAGATTGAGACTTTGCTAATACGGTGCTTCCTTTTTTGAGGATTTTCTATGACGCTACTATGCGTATTTCCGGCTCTTCATATGTTACTAGTAACATATATATGAATGAGGTATTTGCTATTGGAAGGAAGATCCGACTATTAAGCGAGCACAATGATGCAAGCATAAAGTTGATGGGGATTAGTATGAAGAGTAAATATGACAATTATTGGGGCAACGTTGATGGAATAAACATGTTATTGATTGTCGTTGTTCTGGAACCGACTTGCAAATTGGGATATGTAAACTACTttcttgattatttttttgaagtagATGGTGAaacattgaaaatgaaattgtcATCTTCCTTAAATTCAATTTGTCGAGAATATGAATGTAGGGAAGAATGTTCTCAAAGTATGGGAGAATCACCACCAGAGGAAGATGATAATGATATACATGGTATGTGCTTCTACAAAAAATAAACTAGGCAAAGAATTGATCCTAAGTCTGATCTTGATAAATACCTTGCTGAATagtgtgaattttattttctcGAGTTTGACCAGTTTATCAAGATCAAGATCATACTCTGAGAACATTTATCAAaaacaaagaccaaggaaagtgatcaggTTGATAatctgatcatgtttttgataaacatgtttttgtaaaatacatgtttttaatgaagacaaagaccaaggaaagtgatcaagttgcaagctcaaaaagaagtcaaacatcaaagacaactatggcCAAATATGCTAGatgttttataatgtaaaggtacatgatgcaatcaaatattcgtatatttcaaatgcacatgagaacctttcattttagcatgtgcatcaaaaggattttcaaagtgtcaaaatatataaataatgtttgaaaataatatttttggcaaaatacaatgttgtattcgaatacaacatgttgtagctgAATACAGACATGTCAGTAGCTAAAAttgaacatctgtattcgaatacaagaatgtgtattcgaatacaagcttcaaaattcaaattaaattgaacgttaaaaggatgtgtattcgacaACATACAaactgtagtcgaatacaactaaaaacaatgcaatttttcaattctgaaatggttccggatcattgcatttcttcatcaaacctcttggatcaatggccacgaatctgaagagatgtttatggagtataaatacaccataacttcagatcaaacataaccaatcctacaactaaaccttgaacaaactttctaaaatgttttgattgattcaaagtttcacttttatatttcaagtacaaatTTTGCAATTTCATATCATTGGGAAAAGTTCTcaagtgtacttgaaattatattgaattgttatcattgtacatcaattgttatattatattgatctaagtcaaaatcaatattgctaaaccattcaagtgttgtaaattgaggaaagtggtgtactttcttcaagtgatgtaaattgaggaaagtggtgttctttcttcaagttttgtaaactaagatagtggtgtgctatcttagggtgattgttagtgGTTTGTAACAAAGGTCCTAGNNNNNNNNNNNNNNNNNNNNNNNNNNNNNNNNNNNNNNNNNNNNNNNNNNNNNNNNNNNNNNNNNNNNNNNNNNNNNNNNNNNNNNNNNNNNNNNNNNNNNNNNNNNNNNNNNNNNNNNNNNNNNNNNNNNNNNNNNNNNNNNNNNNNNNNNNNNNNNNNNNNNNNNNNNNNNNNNNNNNNNNNNNNNNNNNNNNNNNNNNNNNNNNNNNNNNNNNNNNNNNNNNNNNNNNNNNNNNNNNNNNNNNNNNNNNNNNNNNNNNNNNNNNNNNNNNNNNNNNNNNNNNNNNNNNNNNNNNNNNNNNNNNNNNNNNNNNNNNNNNNNNNNNNNNNNNNNNNNNNNNNNNNNNNNNNNNNNNNNNNNNNNNNNNNNNNNNNNNNNNNNNNNNNNNNNNNNNNNNNNNNNNNNNNNNNNNNNNNNNNNNNNNNNNNNNNNNNNNNNNNNNNNNNNNNNNNNNNNNNNNNNNNNNNNNNNNNNNNNNNNNNNNNNNNNNNNNNNNNNNNNNNNNNNNNNNNNNNNNNNNNNNNNNNNNNNNNNNNNNNNNNNNNNNNNNNNNNNNNNNNNNNNNNNNNNNNNNNNNNNNNNNNNNNNNNNNNNNNNNNNNNNNNNNNNNNNNNNNNNNNNNNNNNNNNNNNNNNNNNNNNNNNNNNNNNNNNNNNNNNNNNNNNNNNNNNNNNNNNNNNNTATGTATTTCTATATgttataaaaattgtgattgattcagtttatatagtttcacaaaaacttcagacaaatcgatttcccaatcgattttattaatgcgtattaccagctcaatcgatttcctaatcgatttcgcgtttcttgtttttcttgaaattcttgaaagagatgaactaatcgatttgctaatcgatgtttttaatgcatatatcagaaaCTTATACTCAGTTTATATCATAGtcgattgaataatcgattataattattttgttcaaaatgtgagatcaaacaatcgattactcagtcgattcactttcattaacataatcgatttggcaatgggctaatttctccctgtaactcagatacttaatcaaatcgatttgccaatcgactgatttgtccctgtaactcagatatttaattacaatcgatgtgccaatcgattatgcagtatgtttctgataaatgatgaactgattcatttatgcaatcgattacttttaatcatagaacacaggtctgataaaaccatttaagtaatcgatttgctaatcgattaactcagtGAAAACTTTGTTCTGTGACTCAAAAAATCGATTAAacaattgattagtagaaagcttggaacttaagaaaagtatatcaatcgatttcctttaatcatagaacacaggtctgataaaaatatttaagtaatcgatttgctaatcgattaacttagtgagaacttggttctatgactcagaaaatcgattaaccaattgatctaccaattgattgattaacatacttatttcatggtttcagttttaattggcaaatattagatgtgtgaaatcataatgatgaatctaactaataaacactatgaacaatagacacatttacacataatcttcaagccttgtatgatatgatcaatctttgcttgattgcttgagatccaagatttgtccaagtgttgtgtttgattctttcctgaaatgtatctcaactcaaactattagattaatcagataatgcatatacattgtatgtatGGAAGTTATATCAGAATCATAGTcaaggaggcatatatcttacaatctccccctttttgattaaatgacaaacatacaatttaactttgagtttacatttcaaaattaaaacttaaaactccccctgaattttagaattcataattcatttcaatttcaactagagaattcataattcatttcaatttcaattttcagtATACATGATAAGATAAGCATaagttaaattcattcaaattctccaagttattcattcaaattctccccctttgtcattaaattcaaaaagaagATACAAGAGAGAATAATGATGCAAAAGCTATTATAAGAGATatactaaaacaaaataacaaaacaacaaagaaacaaaaGCCTAAACACTAATCTAGGGCTGTTCCTCATTCTGTTGCAGATTAGTAGTGGGGGAATGAGGTTCATCTTCTTGATTGGCCACTTGTGTGCCAATGTCAGctatgtcttcaaatgacatctTGAGACCCAAATGGTCTTGGATGGCATCTACATCTTGAACAATTGAGTTGAGGGTTGTTTGGAGTCGCACAAGGGAGGCTTCCACCTTAGCATTGTGTTTAGCCTGAGACTCTATAAATTCCAGCAACTTAGCTAAAATCTCAGATTGGTTTTCAGCTTGCTCAACTTGTTCAGCATTTGGTTGAGCCCTTGTCCAAATACCATTGATctttttcaattgcatttggtttACAGTTGACTCACCAAAGATCAGAGTTGTCTTTActgattcttcattgacaactGATATTTTGAAGTGTCTCAGAATCTTGGTGATCAGCTGAGGGTAAGGGAGCATTTGCTTTCCTTGTGCTGTTTCTAACATATTAGCcagcacaatccatgcccaaCTCATCTTGAGTTCATTGTAAAGTCCCCATAGAAGAGTAATGTCAAGCCTCTGAACTATGGCATGGTTTCCTGATCTAGGTACCAACATTCTGgttagcacatacatcagcatcctatgttggaccttcatttgaccaataggGAGAGATATGCTTTCCACAAACCCTTCAACCATCAAGTCTTGAATAGTTGTGTATCTATNNNNNNNNNNNNNNNNNNNNNNNNNNNNNNNNNNNNNNNNNNNNNNNNNNNNNNNNNNNNNNNNNNNNNNNNNNNNNNNNNNNNNNNNNNNNNNNNNNNNNNNNNNNNNNNNNNNNNNNNNNNNNNNNNNNNNNNNNNNNNNNNNNNNNNNNNNNNNNNNNNNNNNNNNNNNNNNNNNNNNNNNNNNNNNNNNNNNNNNNNNNNNNNNNNNNNNNNNNNNNNNNNNNNNNNNNNNNNNNNNNNNNNNNNNNNNNNNNNNNNNNNNNNNNNNNNNNNNNNNNNNNNNNNNNNNNNNNNNNNNNNNNNNNNNNNNNNNNNNNNNNNNNNNNNNNNNNNNNNNNNNNNNNNNNNNNNNNNNNNNNNNNNNNNNNNNNNNNNNGAAATGGATTTTGAAGAAGATGATTGTGGTTTCCCACTTGTTTGTTTAACTCTTTCCATTAGAGAGATTTGGGAAGCTTGAGATGTTAGAGTAGATTGAGAAGTATCAAAGCACAGATAAATTGAGTTTGGGGAGAGTTTGATAGTGAAAATGTGACTTGATAGTGAATatgggttgagaaatcgataTAGGGATTTAAATGGGACTGTTCAGAGTCGATTTCTAAATcgattttatttcacatttGCGTGCAAAACGTCGATTgtcaaatcgattttgttaTCGTTATTGGAGGGAAATGAAAATTTTTCGTTACAACTGCCTCCAACGGCTAGTATTTTTGCAACAATCATATTGcaaatcgattttcttaagTGAACGTTCAATCAATAAATcgatggccaaatcgatttccatatCAGTTCAGGAAAACTTCTCATAACaacatcgatttccaaatcgatttctctAAAGATATTGACCAGTACAGGTATTCCAATCGACTTCCAAATCGACTTATTTGGCTCGCAGATGttttaatttgacaaaatcgattaccaAGTCGATGCTCGTGTTGGAGTTTGgaaaatttctcaaatcttTGGATTTTTGGGAGAaataatcgattatgcaatcgattcttttaaaacgattt
Protein-coding sequences here:
- the LOC140918895 gene encoding uncharacterized protein; this translates as MRISGSSYVTSNIYMNEVFAIGRKIRLLSEHNDASIKLMGISMKSKYDNYWGNVDGINMLLIVVVLEPTCKLGYVNYFLDYFFEVDGETLKMKLSSSLNSICREYECREECSQSMGESPPEEDDNDIHVYQDQDHTLRTFIKNKDQGK